The archaeon genome includes the window GCCTCGCTGGTGAAGGCCTCGGGAGGGCTGACCATCGTCGGGGTCGACCCGATATCACTGTCCTTAGTCCGCGAGCCAGGTTCCTACGGGGCAGACATCGTGGTCGGTGAGGGGCAGCCCCTCGGCATCCCGATGAACTACGGCGGGCCTCACCTGGGGATCTTCGCCGTCAAGGACCTCAAGCTGGCCCGGAGCATGCCAGGCAGGCTGATTGGCCTCACCTCCTCGGTCGCAGACCCGGCCAGGAAGGCCTTCGCCATGGTCCTGCAGGCCAGGGAACAGCACATCCGCAGAGAGGGAGCGACCTCCAACGTCTGCACCAACCAGTCGCTGATGGCGGTCGCGGCCGCATGCTACCTCTCCCTCCTGGGGAAGGAGGGCTTCCGCTCGCTCGGCGAGGCGGTAATCGCCAACTCTCACTACGCGTCCAGGAGGCTCTCGAAGGTCAAGGGGGTCTCTTCGCCCCACTTCTCCGGCTCGTTCTTCAAAGAGTTCGTCGTTTCATACGAAAAGGCCCGGGCACCCGCAGTCCACGAGCGCCTCGCAAAGGCGAACGTCCTGGCTGGATACCCGCTCGAGCCGGCGACAGGCATCAACGGAGGCGTATACTGCGTCACTGAAGTACACACCCGGGAAGACATCGAACGTCTCTCGTCCGCGCTGGAGGGGGCCCTGTAGCATGCCGGACAGGTTCAGGCAGGCCAGATGGGACGAGCCGCTCATCAAGGACCTGAGCCGGCCGGGGCGAGTGGGCATGCTCGCTCCGAGCGACCCCGACGTCATGGCCGAATTCGCCGACCCAATGGCCCTCGTCCCAGCGTCCATGAGGCGGGCCTCGGTCAGACTCCCCGAGCTCTCTGAGCTCCAGGTCCTGAGGCACTTCAACCGCCTGTCCCAGATGAACTTCTCCGTCGAGCTCGGCATGTACCCCCTGGGAAGCTGCACCATGAAGTACAACCCGAAGGTCTCCGAGATGATAGCGGGCTCTGACACCATGAAGAACGCTCATCCCCTCCAGCCGGCCGAAACAGTCCAGGGCATCCTTTCGATCTTCTACGAGCTGGAGCGCGCCCTCTCGGAGATCGCCGGGATGAGCAGGTTCTCCCTCTCGACCGCAGCCGGAGCCCAGGGCGAGCTCGCAGGGGTCCTGATCATGCGGAAGTTCCTCAGAGACCAGGGTCGCCCCGAGAAGGACGAGATCCTTGTCCCCGACTCCGCCCACGGTACGAACCCGGCCAGCGCAGCGATGGCGGGCTTCAAGGTGGTCAAGGTCCAGTCAGACGCCTCAGGCCTTGTCAGGGCCAGGGCCGTGTCAGAGCTTGCAGGCCCCAAGACTGCGGGGATGATGTTCACCGTCCCCAACACCCTGGGCCTCTTCGAGAGCGAAGTCGTCGAGGTCTCCAAGGCGGTCCACGACGCAGGCGGCCTGATGTACTACGACGGGGCGAACATGAACGCCCTCCTGGGGAGGGCACGCCCCGGCGACATGGGCTTTGACATCGTCCACCTCAACCTCCACAAGACCTTCGCTACCCCCCACGGCGGCGGCGGCCCTGGGGCTGGGCCAGTGGGCGTGAGCAAGGAACTCGCGGACTACCTTCCAGTCCCTGTCGTCTCAAGCGAGGGGGGCAAATACTCGCTTGACTACGGTCTCAAGAACACCATCGGGCCGCTCAAGGGATTCGTGGGTAACTCCGCCATCCTCCTGAGGGCGTACGTCTACATGAGACTCCTCGGCGCCTCGGGGCTCTCCAACGTCTCCTCGCTCGCGGTCTTGGCAGCCAACTACCTGTGGAAGAGCCTCGACCCCGCGGCCTTCCCCGCCTCCCATGCGCCCAACCTTAGGAGGAAGCACGAGGCGGTGGTCTCAGTGAAGAGCGACCTGCCGGGCGGCGCCATGACCGTGGCCAAGGCGATCCTCGACTACGGGATGCACTCCCCCACGGTCTACTTCCCCCTTATCGTCAGCGAGGCCCTCATGATCGAGCCGACCGAGTCAGAACCGCTGGAGATGTTAGACGAGTACGCCTCCGCGCTCAACGAGATCTACGACTCGATGAAGGCCGGGACTCTCGGACCCGTCCCGAAGAACACGAGCATCGGGAAGATCGACGAAGTCAAGGCGTCGCATCCGATGACGCTGAAGGTCCACTGGTGAAGGGATTCTAGGCTCCTAGACGGCCGGGGGGCAAGCCCATCAAGCAAGTGCACGCCTCGCAAATTCCTAAGTATCGCCCTCTTACAATAGACATCTGGGATGAAGGCCTTTGCAATTCTTGGGATAGTTCTCATGGGAATCGC containing:
- the gcvPB gene encoding aminomethyl-transferring glycine dehydrogenase subunit GcvPB, which translates into the protein MPDRFRQARWDEPLIKDLSRPGRVGMLAPSDPDVMAEFADPMALVPASMRRASVRLPELSELQVLRHFNRLSQMNFSVELGMYPLGSCTMKYNPKVSEMIAGSDTMKNAHPLQPAETVQGILSIFYELERALSEIAGMSRFSLSTAAGAQGELAGVLIMRKFLRDQGRPEKDEILVPDSAHGTNPASAAMAGFKVVKVQSDASGLVRARAVSELAGPKTAGMMFTVPNTLGLFESEVVEVSKAVHDAGGLMYYDGANMNALLGRARPGDMGFDIVHLNLHKTFATPHGGGGPGAGPVGVSKELADYLPVPVVSSEGGKYSLDYGLKNTIGPLKGFVGNSAILLRAYVYMRLLGASGLSNVSSLAVLAANYLWKSLDPAAFPASHAPNLRRKHEAVVSVKSDLPGGAMTVAKAILDYGMHSPTVYFPLIVSEALMIEPTESEPLEMLDEYASALNEIYDSMKAGTLGPVPKNTSIGKIDEVKASHPMTLKVHW